Proteins from one Cryptomeria japonica chromosome 4, Sugi_1.0, whole genome shotgun sequence genomic window:
- the LOC131047260 gene encoding pentatricopeptide repeat-containing protein At2g32630 isoform X2, producing the protein MLFRLYADGGMIDEVNGTFGYMKVQSLRPDVRSCNKFLVALCKVNKAETALTFFNEILEIGVVPSAHSFSIISDALCKEGKVEEARVFLSKMREREFRPDAYSYNSLLKWHISRRDTSGALRVFKDFASDGIAPNVASYTLLIKALCNSRKLGDAEKAFKDMLEKGIMPDVVIYTSLIRGYCTAGNMKQAFKLHDEMTSKGILPNLYTYGDIIDGLCKLGQMEAAEMVLSEMKSKGMDPSQVIYNILIYGYSKKGMLDRVFQLQEAMVRDKFVPDVFTYNSIVSGLCRVKKTEEARTWFDLMVKKGLSPNTVNFTTLIDIYCKEGDMEEAIKIFSKMLQNGSEPNGITYNVLIEGYCKKGCMEKGLELKDEMIGKGFVPDVFTYTSLIHGFTTTDKIHEARRLFADMQERGVVPNDITYTAMIWGLCKHVRVEEAFKLYDEMITKGFDPDDRIYNLLVSGHPKFKGSN; encoded by the coding sequence ATGCTTTTCAGATTGTATGCGGATGGTGGCATGATTGATGAAGTCAATGGAACTTTTGGCTACATGAAAGTTCAGAGTTTGAGACCCGATGTCCGATCGTGCAACAAATTTCTTGTTGCCTTGTGCAAGGTCAATAAGGCAGAAACTGCTTTGACGTTTTTTAATGAAATCCTAGAAATTGGGGTTGTTCCAAGCGCCCATTCTTTTAGTATTATATCCGATGCTCTTTGCAAAgaaggaaaagtggaagaggctagagTGTTTCTTagcaaaatgagagagagagaatttaGACCTGATGCTTATTCCTATAATTCATTGCTGAAATGGCATATAAGTAGAAGGGATACTAGTGGAGCTCTTAGGGTTTTTAAAGATTTTGCTAGCGACGGGATTGCACCCAATGTGGCAAGTTACACGCTCTTGATTAAGGCATTGTGCAATTCGAGAAAGTTGGGGGATGCGGAGAAGGCTTTTAAAGATATGCTTGAAAAGGGTATTATGCCCGATGTTGTAATATATACTTCGCTTATACGTGGTTATTGTACAGCAGGCAATATGAAGCAAGCATTCAAGCTGCATGATGAGATGACTTCAAAGGGTATTTTGCCGAATTTGTACACTTACGGTGATATTATTGATGGGCTGTGCAAGCTAGGGCAGATGGAGGCTGCTGAAATGGTTTTGTCTGAAATGAAGAGCAAGGGAATGGATCCAAGTCAGGTTATCTACAACATTTTGATTTATGGGTATTCCAAGAAAGGCATGCTAGATCGAGTTTTCCAGCTGCAAGAAGCAATGGTTAGGGACAAGTTTGTTCCTGATGTTTTTACTTATAATTCCATTGTTAGTGGTCTGTGCAGAGTTAAAAAGACCGAGGAGGCGAGAACATGGTTTGATTTGATGGTAAAGAAAGGTTTGTCTCCCAATACAGTGAACTTCACAACGTTAATTGACATATATTGCAAGGAAGGAGACATGGAAGAAGCAATTAAGATATTTTCTAAAATGCTTCAGAATGGTTCAGAACCCAATGGTATAACCTACAATGTGCTTATTGAAGGATATTGCAAGAAGGGCTGTATGGAGAAGGGTCTCGAGCTCAAGGATGAGATGATAGGAAAAGGTTTTGTCCCAGATGTTTTTACTTACACTTCTCTCATCCATGGATTTACAACTACTGACAAGATACATGAAGCAAGAAGGCTATTTGCTGATATGCAAGAGAGGGGTGTGGTTCCTAACGATATTACTTATACAGCAATGATTTGGGGGCTCTGTAAGCACGTTAGAGTAGAGGAAGCCTTTAAGTTGTATGATGAGATGATCACGAAAGGTTTTGATCCCGATGATCGAATATATAATTTACTCGTCAGTGGCCACCCCAAGTTTAAAGGCTCAAATTAG
- the LOC131047260 gene encoding pentatricopeptide repeat-containing protein At2g32630 isoform X3, translated as MIDEVNGTFGYMKVQSLRPDVRSCNKFLVALCKVNKAETALTFFNEILEIGVVPSAHSFSIISDALCKEGKVEEARVFLSKMREREFRPDAYSYNSLLKWHISRRDTSGALRVFKDFASDGIAPNVASYTLLIKALCNSRKLGDAEKAFKDMLEKGIMPDVVIYTSLIRGYCTAGNMKQAFKLHDEMTSKGILPNLYTYGDIIDGLCKLGQMEAAEMVLSEMKSKGMDPSQVIYNILIYGYSKKGMLDRVFQLQEAMVRDKFVPDVFTYNSIVSGLCRVKKTEEARTWFDLMVKKGLSPNTVNFTTLIDIYCKEGDMEEAIKIFSKMLQNGSEPNGITYNVLIEGYCKKGCMEKGLELKDEMIGKGFVPDVFTYTSLIHGFTTTDKIHEARRLFADMQERGVVPNDITYTAMIWGLCKHVRVEEAFKLYDEMITKGFDPDDRIYNLLVSGHPKFKGSN; from the coding sequence ATGATTGATGAAGTCAATGGAACTTTTGGCTACATGAAAGTTCAGAGTTTGAGACCCGATGTCCGATCGTGCAACAAATTTCTTGTTGCCTTGTGCAAGGTCAATAAGGCAGAAACTGCTTTGACGTTTTTTAATGAAATCCTAGAAATTGGGGTTGTTCCAAGCGCCCATTCTTTTAGTATTATATCCGATGCTCTTTGCAAAgaaggaaaagtggaagaggctagagTGTTTCTTagcaaaatgagagagagagaatttaGACCTGATGCTTATTCCTATAATTCATTGCTGAAATGGCATATAAGTAGAAGGGATACTAGTGGAGCTCTTAGGGTTTTTAAAGATTTTGCTAGCGACGGGATTGCACCCAATGTGGCAAGTTACACGCTCTTGATTAAGGCATTGTGCAATTCGAGAAAGTTGGGGGATGCGGAGAAGGCTTTTAAAGATATGCTTGAAAAGGGTATTATGCCCGATGTTGTAATATATACTTCGCTTATACGTGGTTATTGTACAGCAGGCAATATGAAGCAAGCATTCAAGCTGCATGATGAGATGACTTCAAAGGGTATTTTGCCGAATTTGTACACTTACGGTGATATTATTGATGGGCTGTGCAAGCTAGGGCAGATGGAGGCTGCTGAAATGGTTTTGTCTGAAATGAAGAGCAAGGGAATGGATCCAAGTCAGGTTATCTACAACATTTTGATTTATGGGTATTCCAAGAAAGGCATGCTAGATCGAGTTTTCCAGCTGCAAGAAGCAATGGTTAGGGACAAGTTTGTTCCTGATGTTTTTACTTATAATTCCATTGTTAGTGGTCTGTGCAGAGTTAAAAAGACCGAGGAGGCGAGAACATGGTTTGATTTGATGGTAAAGAAAGGTTTGTCTCCCAATACAGTGAACTTCACAACGTTAATTGACATATATTGCAAGGAAGGAGACATGGAAGAAGCAATTAAGATATTTTCTAAAATGCTTCAGAATGGTTCAGAACCCAATGGTATAACCTACAATGTGCTTATTGAAGGATATTGCAAGAAGGGCTGTATGGAGAAGGGTCTCGAGCTCAAGGATGAGATGATAGGAAAAGGTTTTGTCCCAGATGTTTTTACTTACACTTCTCTCATCCATGGATTTACAACTACTGACAAGATACATGAAGCAAGAAGGCTATTTGCTGATATGCAAGAGAGGGGTGTGGTTCCTAACGATATTACTTATACAGCAATGATTTGGGGGCTCTGTAAGCACGTTAGAGTAGAGGAAGCCTTTAAGTTGTATGATGAGATGATCACGAAAGGTTTTGATCCCGATGATCGAATATATAATTTACTCGTCAGTGGCCACCCCAAGTTTAAAGGCTCAAATTAG
- the LOC131047260 gene encoding pentatricopeptide repeat-containing protein At2g32630 isoform X1, whose translation MVALGRFYPSRFTCIWGTASTAHFATSSFHPKKKLSLLFSETSDVKQVIANLLKKSLRGSNLTSEFTSSQVCSELSTPIFDIRRTEAGFNNTPHTYCTIISILVSAERYECAQEALKTIALQQPPGNILQTLAETCKKRSFRTLRIAFNMLFRLYADGGMIDEVNGTFGYMKVQSLRPDVRSCNKFLVALCKVNKAETALTFFNEILEIGVVPSAHSFSIISDALCKEGKVEEARVFLSKMREREFRPDAYSYNSLLKWHISRRDTSGALRVFKDFASDGIAPNVASYTLLIKALCNSRKLGDAEKAFKDMLEKGIMPDVVIYTSLIRGYCTAGNMKQAFKLHDEMTSKGILPNLYTYGDIIDGLCKLGQMEAAEMVLSEMKSKGMDPSQVIYNILIYGYSKKGMLDRVFQLQEAMVRDKFVPDVFTYNSIVSGLCRVKKTEEARTWFDLMVKKGLSPNTVNFTTLIDIYCKEGDMEEAIKIFSKMLQNGSEPNGITYNVLIEGYCKKGCMEKGLELKDEMIGKGFVPDVFTYTSLIHGFTTTDKIHEARRLFADMQERGVVPNDITYTAMIWGLCKHVRVEEAFKLYDEMITKGFDPDDRIYNLLVSGHPKFKGSN comes from the coding sequence ATGGTCGCTCTTGGGAGATTCTATCCTTCCAGATTTACATGCATATGGGGGACAGCAAGTACAGCTCATTTTGCTACAAGTTCATTTCATCCGAAGAAGAAGCTTTCTCTATTATTCTCAGAAACCTCAGACGTTAAACAAGTAATTGCTAATTTGTTGAAGAAATCTCTGCGAGGTAGTAATCTCACCTCGGAATTCACCTCGTCACAAGTATGTAGCGAATTATCTACTCCTATTTTTGATATCAGAAGAACAGAAGCAGGGTTTAATAACACACCTCACACTTACTGCACAATTATTTCAATTTTAGTCAGCGCCGAAAGATATGAATGCGCACAGGAGGCGTTGAAAACTATTGCCCTACAACAACCACCTGGTAATATATTACAAACTCTAGCTGAAACATGCAAAAAACGTAGTTTTAGAACTCTAAGAATTGCTTTCAACATGCTTTTCAGATTGTATGCGGATGGTGGCATGATTGATGAAGTCAATGGAACTTTTGGCTACATGAAAGTTCAGAGTTTGAGACCCGATGTCCGATCGTGCAACAAATTTCTTGTTGCCTTGTGCAAGGTCAATAAGGCAGAAACTGCTTTGACGTTTTTTAATGAAATCCTAGAAATTGGGGTTGTTCCAAGCGCCCATTCTTTTAGTATTATATCCGATGCTCTTTGCAAAgaaggaaaagtggaagaggctagagTGTTTCTTagcaaaatgagagagagagaatttaGACCTGATGCTTATTCCTATAATTCATTGCTGAAATGGCATATAAGTAGAAGGGATACTAGTGGAGCTCTTAGGGTTTTTAAAGATTTTGCTAGCGACGGGATTGCACCCAATGTGGCAAGTTACACGCTCTTGATTAAGGCATTGTGCAATTCGAGAAAGTTGGGGGATGCGGAGAAGGCTTTTAAAGATATGCTTGAAAAGGGTATTATGCCCGATGTTGTAATATATACTTCGCTTATACGTGGTTATTGTACAGCAGGCAATATGAAGCAAGCATTCAAGCTGCATGATGAGATGACTTCAAAGGGTATTTTGCCGAATTTGTACACTTACGGTGATATTATTGATGGGCTGTGCAAGCTAGGGCAGATGGAGGCTGCTGAAATGGTTTTGTCTGAAATGAAGAGCAAGGGAATGGATCCAAGTCAGGTTATCTACAACATTTTGATTTATGGGTATTCCAAGAAAGGCATGCTAGATCGAGTTTTCCAGCTGCAAGAAGCAATGGTTAGGGACAAGTTTGTTCCTGATGTTTTTACTTATAATTCCATTGTTAGTGGTCTGTGCAGAGTTAAAAAGACCGAGGAGGCGAGAACATGGTTTGATTTGATGGTAAAGAAAGGTTTGTCTCCCAATACAGTGAACTTCACAACGTTAATTGACATATATTGCAAGGAAGGAGACATGGAAGAAGCAATTAAGATATTTTCTAAAATGCTTCAGAATGGTTCAGAACCCAATGGTATAACCTACAATGTGCTTATTGAAGGATATTGCAAGAAGGGCTGTATGGAGAAGGGTCTCGAGCTCAAGGATGAGATGATAGGAAAAGGTTTTGTCCCAGATGTTTTTACTTACACTTCTCTCATCCATGGATTTACAACTACTGACAAGATACATGAAGCAAGAAGGCTATTTGCTGATATGCAAGAGAGGGGTGTGGTTCCTAACGATATTACTTATACAGCAATGATTTGGGGGCTCTGTAAGCACGTTAGAGTAGAGGAAGCCTTTAAGTTGTATGATGAGATGATCACGAAAGGTTTTGATCCCGATGATCGAATATATAATTTACTCGTCAGTGGCCACCCCAAGTTTAAAGGCTCAAATTAG